TTATTAGTTTGAGTTACAAACCTGCTCCTTCTTCAGGAACCattccctgctccctctccatccctactCCATCACCACTTTGGGTTCCTGTATAGGAAGAGCCACAAGAGAAAACTAAATGtgaccatttatttattaacatggcattataattaaaaaaaacttaagtTCTGCAATTATAGTTTAAGTGCTAAAGACACAAAGTACCTTGGTCATCCTGTCCCACTACATCGTAATTCCCGTCCTCATACGGGATGTCAGGCACCACAAACTCTATGTCTGTTGGGGCAGAAGAGAAAATAGAACTGAAATTACAGAGAAACAGACGATTTCTTACGCAATAAGTCCAAAAGCGATGCGCCAAGCTGTGCCTAAAAACACCCCATAGCTGTAATAAAATCAATGCATGCCACGATCTTGCCTCCTACAAATTAGAGAGCAGTCAGGAATCTATTTCAATAAAAGAGAGGCTTTCAATGTAATTTGTGACCCAGATATCTAGTGTATGATTCAATCACAGTTCAAGTATCACAATGTATGATAAATCAATCATAACAAGGAATACAGATAAACATAAACAATTAAGACATGTTAATTAAGAATTTTTAATCAGACTTTTCTAATGTACTTAATCAAATATTGTGAAAGAATACATATCAAATATTAGTTATTAGTTTGAGTTACAAACCTGCTCCTTCTTCAGGAACCAttccctgctccccctccatccctacTCCATCACCACTTTGGGTTCCTGTATAGGAAGAGCCACAAGGGAAAACTGAATGTGACCATTTATTTACTCACTTTTTGAATTGCTAtctttaaatgtaaaatgtaaatacttGACACCACTCAATTGAGGTAAACAACAATCACTAGGTCAAATTTGCCAGGTCACCTAAACTGTCCAATAAAACAAATTAAGGGGATAAATGTAAACATCTTACCATTTTCAGTTGGCTGGGGAAACCTTTTAAAGTGCACTGTtggaaaaataaattaacaattCAAGACTATTTTGGTTGTCTCTAGGTGTGGATACAACATAAGCTCCAGTAGAAGTTTTTTGaacaaataaagacattatTGTGTAATCATCAATACAGTTAGTGAAATACtcacattttaggattttgGCATAGACAGACTGCAAGTCCTCTTGTAAGGATGGATCCAGCTGCATCTGCATGCTGCCGAACACTTGGGCTGTGTagcttcttttgtttttcttccctAAAAGCAGCAGAGGAAAGTAGCCCAGTGCAGCAAGCCGGTCCAACTGAAATAATCATTAGCAAATGACAGTGATGAAGTCGGAATATCACAATAGAAAAGTATGGAGATccatttttttaacatattgaAACATTATTTTGGGTTGATCTGTGGGCTGTAcggaaaaaaactgttgtgctCAGTCTTATTACTTATTACACACAGAGGGGAGACCAATAGAAAAACCTTAATAAATGTCTGGAATGCTTGATCCCTACTTTGAGTACATCAAGGGGCCCTGTTATAGGTGGGCATTTTTTTCTTGCATGGTTTGGGTTCACTTGCCCCCTTACAGGTAAGAGTCAATGCAAATCAATACAAACTTATAATTCAATCAGAGAGGTACATTGGAGTTGGATATTTGGCCTCATGTCAACACCAAATCGGTGAAAACAGACTTAATATTACTGAAAACAGAGCTTTTAAAGTAGGCTAAGCCCTCCTCTGAGGCGATCTTTTAAAACTCAGTTTTAGGTCTAACAAATTGGCTGGAGATTCAAGCCAATTTGTTAGACCTATGTCGTGTTCACAACAAATAGTCTGCTTCCTTGGTGGGCACCAAGGAATATGTGTTAATTATTTCATTAAATGCATGTGTTATTACGTTATTTAGCGCACATTGTCCGAGCATACACCCTGCAACAGTCTGCTGCTATTGTAACGTGGGCTGACAGGAGGAAAGTAGCACTACACTTAATAGATTATGGCTGTTCAGCTTAGACTGCATGGTATTCCATTTGTATGAAACCTTTTACTAATACTAGGAGGGAACACACAGGCTAAATACTCTCTCTTTAGAATTTCAAGATGGAACATCGATTGTATGCTACTTACCATTTTTAAGCTGGAGTCCATAACATGACTGCTGTTGCAGTGTTTTTTAACCCGAGCCTTATATGCTTTTCCGTGTTCAACAAAtagttttctctctctgacaAGCCGATCTTTATAGGGCTGTTTCGCCTTGCATATTGGGCAGGTCTTGCAGGCCACATACATGGTTTTGCTGCAAGCCACACATGGCTTGATGTTTCGGGCCTTCCCGCTCATTTCTGCAAGAATAGGATGAAGCTATAGTTCTTGATCAAACGAAAGCATTAGACTGTCAAATTTAATGGTTCAGCATGGTGCTATTCAGGTATTAGCAgagttatttctttctttaagCCTATTGTATGTTGTTTAAAGGTTTTAAAACTTTTCTTTCAAGTTAAAGGATCATTAGGCCTATAAGTTTATATTTATGTTCGCATtattcatttcattattttaaatcaCAATAAAACTGTATGCCTAACTCATAAATTCTGCTCTTGTATGATCTGATACCATCTAAGTAACACATTATATAAATGTCTTACCGTTCAAGGTTTAAGTTCGGGAATTATGTCGTTCTTTCAGCATAAAAATAAGTGAACACGCGCTCCTTCAACACCCGCCCCAGCCtctgcttctgattggctctgaCCCATGTAATCTGAcattcgaccaatcacagcacagtagtgcaagtgcagtatggcgtatgtgtttttaaacgtttctatcataatttatttatttaaataaatgaataaactttAAATGTATCCATGAAATATAGTTGTTTCTGTCACACAAACTAATTAAA
The nucleotide sequence above comes from Gadus chalcogrammus isolate NIFS_2021 unplaced genomic scaffold, NIFS_Gcha_1.0 GACHA074, whole genome shotgun sequence. Encoded proteins:
- the LOC130378390 gene encoding uncharacterized protein LOC130378390 gives rise to the protein MSGKARNIKPCVACSKTMYVACKTCPICKAKQPYKDRLVRERKLFVEHGKAYKARVKKHCNSSHVMDSSLKMLDRLAALGYFPLLLLGKKNKRSYTAQVFGSMQMQLDPSLQEDLQSVYAKILKLHFKRFPQPTENGTQSGDGVGMEGEQGMVPEEGADIEFVVPDIPYEDGNYDVVGQDDQGTQSGDGVGMEREQGMVPEEGAGTQSSDVVGMEREQEGRKENKDEKMVKSRRKRKHQTGMSSGSVNDLKIISK